The Pseudanabaena sp. ABRG5-3 genome includes the window ACATCATGCTTCTTGAAGATTTCGATGATGTCGTTGAAATGGGTATAGAGAGGATTTTGCTTGTGATGATGTAACATCCAACGGGCAAGAATACCACCACCACGAGACACAATACCTGTAAGACGATTCTTCACCAGAGGCAGATGCTCGATCAAAATCCCTGCGTGAATAGTTTGATAGTCTACACCCTGCTCAGCGTGCTTCTCAATGATATGGAGGAAGTCGTCGGCTGTAAGATTCTCCATTCTGCCATGCACACTTTCGAGCGCTTGGTAAATGGGAACTGTGCCAATGGGAACTGGAGAAGCGTTAATAATCGCAGTCCGAATCACATCCAAATCACCGCCGCCTGTGGACAAGTCCATCACGGTATCAGCACCATATTTGACCGATAGATGGAGCTTGGCAACTTCTTCGTCAATATTAGAAGAGTTAGGAGATGCACCAATATTGGCATTAACCTTACATCGGAAGGCAATACCGATCGCCATCGGCTCTAGATTGGTGTGATTCTTGTTAGCGGGAATAATTGCCCGACCTCTAGCAACCTCAGCACGTACTAATTCGACGGGAAGATTTTCACGCCATGCTACATACTGCATCTCTTCAGTGATGATGCCTTGACGAGCGCAGTGCATTTGCGTACCGCGATATTCCCCGCGCCTTGTGGGTGCAGAGTTAAGCTTTAGTCCAACTGTCATGTAAATTTCCTCAAATAATTTGCTTTCCTACGCCGATGTCAATCGGTTCAGGTTCTAAGGATTTGCTCTCAGTCTGGTTTTCACAGACACTCCTAGCATCTTGAGATCATAGCACTGTAAAGCTAGTGCTTATAGTTAGAGATAGGCTGGGCTATAAAAATTAATTATTGCCATACAGCGCGTTGCGTTACCAGATAAATTTTTGAAAGCGCCGCTAAGCGGCGCTTTCAAAAATTTATCTGTACTATGTTAGGTTGAAGACGCAAAGCGTCTTCAACCTATGGGGTTAGGTGAAATCAATATTGTCGTAAAGATCGGCTATTTTGATTTGCACATCTGCCAACTTTAAAGAAATCGTCACGGTCGGATCATCATATTCTGAAAATAACCATTGATTGACCGCAGTTTTCACATGATGCTCCACATGAACACGATACTGATCAATTAATAAATATTCCTGAAAAGTATTAATAGTTCGGTAATAGGCAAATTTTTCACTGCGATCGTAGTTTTGGGTAGATCTAGATAATACTTCCGCAATGAAGCAAGGATTAGTAATCGTATCTTTACGACCATCCTGCATTTCCAAAGGTTTAGGCGCAACCATTACATCAGGATAGGTATGTATCTTGATGTCAGGAATCCAAAGTCTCTGATCGGCATGAAACACCCTAAAGCCTTTTGTTTTTAGTAGTGGTTTCAGCAATAAATATAAATTACCAGAAATGTCATTGTGATTGGGTGTTCCACCAGTCATTGGAATAATTTCTCCATTACGGTATTCGTTACGAATATCCGAGGCTATTTCTAGTTCGAGGTATTCATCAACGGTGTAAGTTTTCTTGGCAAGTTGAGTAACCATGATGTTTTACCTGCGATCGCGTCCCGATGAAATTTGTTTAAAGTAAGGCTGAGTCGATTTAAGGCACTCTTGCAATTCAGGCGATCGCTCTGTGCCCACATCCCGTTCACGTTTGTACATCAATCCACGCACAAAGCCTCCCACTAAATTTCCAAAGATAATCTGATCAGGTTTGAAAGCATATTGCTGAATAGATAAATCATCGGCTTCATGCAATTTATAAACTTCATAATCAATCCCTGTCAGATAACGAGGAATCTTGAGATGGAGAGAAGCAATCATTGTGCCATTAGATGAAGAGCCACTATAACAATAGCGATCGCCTGTAGGATTTGTCTGTTTAAAAATACTGATATAGCGCGAACCACCACCCCAATAGCTACCTGCTTCGAGGGCTTGGGCAGATTTGACGGCAACAAGGTTAGAACTAAAGCTAATGGCGATCGCCGCAATGCTGTATAAAAAACTTTTCATGTCTAGCTATTCAAAAATTAGGTCTAAAGGATAAGATGAACAGCGCCTCGCGCCGATCATCATCACGCACTATGCAAAAATCTGGGATATTTAGACATTAAAACTTTGGCAAAAGTGCCGATGTCAGGGTATCAGTTGACAATAAAGTCATCACTAGGATGAGCAATGTCGTCGTAATAGTATAGCAATGGGCAATTGATGGTAACAAGGATGATTACTCTAGTAACAGGCGCAACTCGCTCAGGCAAAAGTGAATGGGCAGAACATCTTGCCCTACGATCGCAGAAAAATGTAATTTATATCGCCACAGCGACTCGCTATCAAGATGATGCGGAATGGGAAGCACGCTTGCAAAAACATAGCGATCGCCGCCCTGAGAGTTGGCAAGTTTTAGAAGTTCCCATTGACTTAGCTCCAACAATTTCAGAACTCGCTAGTAATTCTTCCAATTATATTTTGGTGGATTCACTCGGAACTTGGCTAGCCAATCTTTTAGATAAGAATGAAGAGGAATGGGCAAAGATCGAGCATGAATTATTGCAGGTAATTCAAACCTGTATCGTTGAGAATGAGTTATTACACGCTGTTCAAGGTTGTATCGTTGATATTACTTTTGTTGCGGAAGAAGTGGGCTGGGGAATTGTGCCAGCCTATGAATTAGGTAGAACCTTTCGAGATCGCCTCGGTGGTCTTAGTCGCAAAATTGGGGCGATCGCCGATGCTGTTTATCTAGTCACAGGTGGTTATGCGGTCAATCTCACCAAAATTGGCGAAAGATTACCCTGACTTTGTTCTCATAGATTTTGCCCAACTATCACCACTTGGTGAGCCTAAAGCGATCGCTAGACGCTCAAGCCAAGATGGAGTCATCTGCATATCACGAAACATGCTTGCCCATTCATGTAGTGCAATAATCATCGGATTGTGAGAACGAACTGGCTTCGTTAAACCGTAGATCGGTGGATTAGCAAGACTTTCTTCAGTAAATGTGCCAAATAAGCGATCAAAGATAATTAATACTCCACCATAGTTGCGATCGATATAGGCTTGATTAGAAGCATGATGGACACGATGGTGTGAGGGAGTATTAAATATCCATTCTAAAACACCAAGTTTGGGAATCAATTCGCTGTGAATCCAAAATTGATAGAATAAATTTAGTGATAGCCCTACTCCAACTGCGATCGGATGAAACCCTAACCAAACGGGTGGCAAAAAGAAGAGAAAGTTGCCCGATAACCAGCCTGTCCATGCCAAGCGATAAGCTGCTGAAAGGTTGAGATGATTAACAGAGTGATGTACTGCATGACTTGCCCAGATCCAACGAATACGATGGGAAGCGCGATGTTGCCAGTAATAGAAAAATTCGATCGCTAAAAACAACAAAAAGATTCCCCACCAAGTGTCAAGCGGCACTGTGAGTAATCGATGCTCCCAAATCCACATCGACAACCCGACTAGAAATATTTTGGAAATCTTGCCTGATGAGGCATAGCCAATAAATACGCCAAGTGAGGCGAGGCTTTCTTGCCATGAATAATAGCGAGATAATTTGTGATGCCAGAATAGAAATATTAACTCGATCGCAATCGCTCCTGCTATAAATGGAGCAAACTTGAGAATGAATAGATTTTGCATAGAATTTGCTTTAAAAAAGATCATAACGAATAAATCTTGTAACAATCCTGCTAAGCAGGATTGTTACAAGATTTATTCGTTAGCGGCGACGAGTGAACGTTTTGCTGGAACTACGACTCTATTGCCTGTAGCTTGAGCCCCTTTGAAACCTGTGACTATTTTGGCGCTGACTGGCGTGGACATAATGATAGTTGCGAGTCCTAAAGCTAATGTGACGCTCAAGATTAATTTCTGTGGTTTCTGCATGACGAACTTCAGATATTTGTGATTTGGAATGAAATGTTGTCAAGTAGCAAATGTTTTCTGCTTTCTTGGATGCTTTACAATCTATGGCAAAGCTCAGTATTCATGCCAGTGAGGTTTGTCCCGATCTCTTCAGGACATTTGTCCCAATTCATTAAGAGAGAAAATGCTGTATGCAAATTCGGCTCAATCCGCGATCGCCTTTATTGCAACTTTTGTTAACCCTAGAATGGATTTTGCTAGGGCTAGTTGCTATTACACAAATCCTCGTTACAACTAAATTAAACATTCCTACTGATATTGTTTTTAACGAAATTGGACTATTGATATTTGCAGTTCTTGGAATTGCATTCCCGATCGCCCCTTTACATAAATTGGTTTACATCATTGCCGAATTCGCTTTGATTTTTTTGTTAACCATCAAGGGCAATATTTCTCTTTTCCAATTACTATTTATTGTCTTAGTGATTCGCAATTGCGTAATGCTAGAAGGGCGATCGCGATCATTGGTAACTGGAATTGCTCTCTTCTCAGT containing:
- the thiC gene encoding phosphomethylpyrimidine synthase ThiC encodes the protein MTVGLKLNSAPTRRGEYRGTQMHCARQGIITEEMQYVAWRENLPVELVRAEVARGRAIIPANKNHTNLEPMAIGIAFRCKVNANIGASPNSSNIDEEVAKLHLSVKYGADTVMDLSTGGGDLDVIRTAIINASPVPIGTVPIYQALESVHGRMENLTADDFLHIIEKHAEQGVDYQTIHAGILIEHLPLVKNRLTGIVSRGGGILARWMLHHHKQNPLYTHFNDIIEIFKKHDVSFSLGDSLRPGCLHDASDAAQLAELKTLGQLTRRAWEHDIQVMVEGPGHVPMDQIEFNVRKQMEECSEAPFYVLGPLVTDIAPGYDHITSAIGAAMAGWYGTAMLCYVTPKEHLGLPNAEDVRNGLIAYKIAAHAADIARHRPNARDRDDELSTARYNFDWNKQFELSLDPERAKEYHDETLPADIYKTAEFCSMCGPKFCPMQEKVDAEAITELEKFLAKEPVTTA
- a CDS encoding Uma2 family endonuclease, with translation MVTQLAKKTYTVDEYLELEIASDIRNEYRNGEIIPMTGGTPNHNDISGNLYLLLKPLLKTKGFRVFHADQRLWIPDIKIHTYPDVMVAPKPLEMQDGRKDTITNPCFIAEVLSRSTQNYDRSEKFAYYRTINTFQEYLLIDQYRVHVEHHVKTAVNQWLFSEYDDPTVTISLKLADVQIKIADLYDNIDFT
- the cobU gene encoding bifunctional adenosylcobinamide kinase/adenosylcobinamide-phosphate guanylyltransferase → MITLVTGATRSGKSEWAEHLALRSQKNVIYIATATRYQDDAEWEARLQKHSDRRPESWQVLEVPIDLAPTISELASNSSNYILVDSLGTWLANLLDKNEEEWAKIEHELLQVIQTCIVENELLHAVQGCIVDITFVAEEVGWGIVPAYELGRTFRDRLGGLSRKIGAIADAVYLVTGGYAVNLTKIGERLP
- a CDS encoding sterol desaturase family protein, with the translated sequence MQNLFILKFAPFIAGAIAIELIFLFWHHKLSRYYSWQESLASLGVFIGYASSGKISKIFLVGLSMWIWEHRLLTVPLDTWWGIFLLFLAIEFFYYWQHRASHRIRWIWASHAVHHSVNHLNLSAAYRLAWTGWLSGNFLFFLPPVWLGFHPIAVGVGLSLNLFYQFWIHSELIPKLGVLEWIFNTPSHHRVHHASNQAYIDRNYGGVLIIFDRLFGTFTEESLANPPIYGLTKPVRSHNPMIIALHEWASMFRDMQMTPSWLERLAIALGSPSGDSWAKSMRTKSG